Below is a genomic region from Thermodesulfobacteriota bacterium.
GGCGCCCGCGGCTTCTGGTCCCTGCCTTCCCGCCCCCGGACGCCGCCGCATGTGGTGCAGCAGATGCTGGCCGCCTGCGGACTGGCCGCCACCGGGGACGAGCCGACGGCCGCCCTTCTGGACCGGGGGCCCGGGGCAGGCCCGGGCCGCCTGTGGCTGCACCCGGGCAGCGGCTCGCCGGCCAAGAACGCTCCCCCGGCGCAGTTCGCGACCCGGGCCCGGGCGTGGCTGGCCGCTGGCGGCCCGGGACTGATCGTCTCCTTCGGCGAGGCGGATCTGGATCTTGTGCCGGTCTTCCGGGATCTCTTGGCCGGCCTGCCGGCCGAGATGGTGGTCATGCCAGCCTTGAGCGAGCTGCGGCAGCGGCTGGCGGCCGAGGCGGTGGCCTATCTCGGCAACGACTCCGGGGTCAGCCATCTGGCAGCGGCCTGCGGCATCCCCACCGAGGTTTTCTTTACGACCACCGATCCGGCGATCTGGGCGCCGGTCGGCCCCCAGGTGCGGATCACCAGGCTGGCCACGGCCGGCTGAGCCATCGATCCCACAGCTCCCATAACTCTCATGGGATTTCTGGGAGTTATGAGAATCATGGGAATCATGGGATGCAGGGGGCCAAGACCACGCGGTCTGCGGCTCCAGCACTTCTTGGGCAAAGGAGGTCGCTGCCATGACCGAGGAGGCGCCTGCTCGCCGAAGGATTCCACCTTGGCTGCGGCCGCTTATCTGGCTGGCCGCCTGCTTCCTGGGATACTCCCTGGCCGGCTTTTACGGGGTTCCCTGGCTGGTGCGCCATCTGGTCCAAAGCCGCCTGCCCCGGGTGGTGCACCGGCCGGTGCAGGTGGGGGCGGTGAGCTTCCACCCCTTCCTGCTGCAGCTGACGGTGCGCGACCTGGCAGTGGGGTCCGAGGCCGGCTGGCGGCGGCTGTTTGTCGATGTGGACTGGCGCTCCTTGTGGGAAGGGGCGGTGGCGCTGGCCGCGGTCCATCTGGACGAGCCCTACGCCCGCCTGGGCCGGGATCAGGCAGGCCAGCTCACTATTGCCGATCTGCTGGCCGGCCCACCGGCCGCGGCCGAAACGCCCGCGGCCCCCACCAGACCTGGGCTACCCCTCATGATCGACGATCTGCGGCTGACCGGCGGCGGCCTCGATTTCCTGGACGGGGTAACCGGAACCCGGCACCGGGTTGACCTCCTGGCCCTGGCCGTCCCCTCCCTCTCCCTGCGGCCTGAGGATTCGGATCGGCCCCTGCGTGCGGTGCTGGCCTGCCTGGTGAACGGCGCCCCGGTGAAGCTGCGCGGCCACCTGCGGCCTCTGGCCGCGGACCGCCGGGGTCGGGTGGAGGCCCGCTTCGGCCCCGTTGACCCTGCCTTCTATCTGGCCTACGCACCACCGCTGCCCGGTCTCTCCCTCCGGCCCGGCAGGCTTTCCGGGCAGCTGGTCGCAGACCTTTACCGGGATGCGGCGGGGGATCAGCTGATCCTTGCCGGCGACCTGGCTTTGGGCCGGAGCTCGGTTGCGGATACCGCGGGCCGAACCTTTTTCCACCTGGAGGGGCTAACGGTGCGGCTGACCGGCAGCAACCTGCTGGCCGGCTCGCTCCGTCTTGACCGGTTGGCCCTGATGGAGCCGCGGCTGACCGTTGTGCGCTCCCAGGATGGCGATCTCAGTCCCCTGAGCCTGGTGCCGGCTGCTTCCGGGAAGGCGGACCGCCAGCCAGCCGGACCGGGCCTGGATCTGGCCATTGCCGAGCTGGCCGTGACCGGAGGCGCCCTGTCCTTTGCCGACGAGACGGTGCAGCCGCCCTTTGCCACCCAGCTCCAGGACCTGACCATACGCCTGCAGGGGTTGGCCTTGCCTGGGGACCAGCCGGCCGAACTGACCCTGGCGGGTCGCACCGGCGCCGGCGAGACCCTGTCCGTGGCGGGCCATCTGCAGCCGGCATCCCGGGCCATGCGCGGCCGGCTGGCGCTGGCTGGCCTGCCGCTGGCCCATTACCTGCCTTACGGCCGGCCGTATCTGGCCAGTGGCGTCGAGGTGGCGGGAACGGCGGCCTGCGACGCCGGTTTCGAGGTGACAGCCGCCGGCACCGCCAACCTGCGGCTTCAGGATCTGTCGTTGTCCATCAGCGATCTGGCCGTCCGGCAAGGGAAGATCGAGGCCTTGTCCCTGGGCCGGATCGCGCTCACCGGACTGGCCCTGGACACGGGCGCCTCCACCCTGGCCGCCCGGGAGCTGCGGCTGGCCAAGGGCCGGGTGGCTTTGACCCGGCAGGCGGACGGGCAGATGAGCCTCCAGGGCCTGCTGGCCCGAACGTCCAGACCCGGGAAGAGCACGGCCAAAGGCGCCGCCTCGTCCTCCCCCGGCCTGGCCTTGCGTCTGGACCGGCTGGCTGTCGAAGGGGTGGGGCTGGATTTCACCGATGCCTCCACCCCGGTGCCGGTGCGTCTGGCGCTGAGCGATCTCGGGCTGCAGGCCGGTCCTTTGCTGCTGCCGCCCAAGGAGACGGTGCGGGTGGAGCTGGGGGCCAAGGTAGGCAAGGGCGGCAAGCTGTCGGTGCACGGCAGCCTGGATGCCCAGGCGCAGAAGGCCCGGTTGGCCGTCGACCTCCGGGGCCTGGGCCTGGCCGCCTTCCAGGGCTACATCGACCCGTGGCTGAAGATCCTGGTCAAGGAAGGCCAGGCCATGGTGGAGGGCGAGCTGGAGCTGGCGGCAGGCCGCGGTAGCCCGGCGGCCAGCTTCCGGGGCCGCCTGGCGGTGGACCGCCTGCGGGCCCTGGATCCCCTCCTGGGGGAGGACCTCCTGGCCTGGGAGCGGCTGGCGGCCGGTCCGGTGCGCTTCACCACCACCCCGCCCCGTCTGGCGATCACCGAGGTGGACTGGCGGGGCCTCACCCTCCACCCGCGGGTGCAGCCGGATGGCCAGTTGAACCTCCTGGGCCTGGTCCGGGAAGGGCCTGCCAGCCGGCCAGGAGCCCAGCCGGAGCCGACTGGGCAGCCGTTGGGCTTCGCTCTGGAGCGGCTGCGGCTGGCCAAAGGGGGGCTGACCTTCCTGGATCAGAGCGTGCAGCCTCACTACGCGGCCCGACTGGACGAGCTGGCCGGCGAGGTCACCGGGTTGGCCACCACGCCGGAGGCGTCGGTTGCCTTTGCTCTGCAGGGGATGGTGGATCGCCACGCCCCCCTGGCGGTGCACGGTGCCGTGCAGCCGTTCGGCGAGCGGGTGGCCGGGGAGGTGACCATCACCTGCAAGGGGCTGGATCTGACGCCCACCACCCCCTATACCGAGAAGTTCGTGGGCTACCGGACCGACCGGGGCAAGCTCTCCCTGGATCTGTCCTACACCATCAAGGACGGGGTCCTGACCGGCAACAACCATGCCTTCCTGGACCAGTTCCTCCTGGGCGAGCAAGTGGCGAGCCCGGACGCGGTGCAGCTGCCCCTGCAGCTGGCCGTCGCCCTGCTGAAGAACCGCAAAGGGGAGATTACCCTCAACATCCCGGTGCAGGGCCGTACCGATGATCCGGAGTTCAACCTCGGCCAAGTGATCGCCACCGCTCTTTTCAACCTGATCGCCAAGGCGGTGACCGCGCCCTTCGCTCTCCTGGCCGCCCTGATCCCGGAAGGCAAGGAGGTGAGCTTCGTGGGCTTTCAGCCTGGCCTGGCCCAGGTTCGGCCGGAAGGTCTGGAAAAGGCGGTGCTCCTGGCCCAGG
It encodes:
- a CDS encoding glycosyltransferase family 9 protein; this translates as MTPATAAQGPDGRAPAVVLRSGGLGDFILTLPLLAALGRRHRQLTLVTRRSYWDLVAGTGLAHRFVDIDSALVASLLAGPTPELTRLLQGADLYSFLPDGDGGLARGAAACGARGFWSLPSRPRTPPHVVQQMLAACGLAATGDEPTAALLDRGPGAGPGRLWLHPGSGSPAKNAPPAQFATRARAWLAAGGPGLIVSFGEADLDLVPVFRDLLAGLPAEMVVMPALSELRQRLAAEAVAYLGNDSGVSHLAAACGIPTEVFFTTTDPAIWAPVGPQVRITRLATAG
- a CDS encoding DUF748 domain-containing protein; amino-acid sequence: MTEEAPARRRIPPWLRPLIWLAACFLGYSLAGFYGVPWLVRHLVQSRLPRVVHRPVQVGAVSFHPFLLQLTVRDLAVGSEAGWRRLFVDVDWRSLWEGAVALAAVHLDEPYARLGRDQAGQLTIADLLAGPPAAAETPAAPTRPGLPLMIDDLRLTGGGLDFLDGVTGTRHRVDLLALAVPSLSLRPEDSDRPLRAVLACLVNGAPVKLRGHLRPLAADRRGRVEARFGPVDPAFYLAYAPPLPGLSLRPGRLSGQLVADLYRDAAGDQLILAGDLALGRSSVADTAGRTFFHLEGLTVRLTGSNLLAGSLRLDRLALMEPRLTVVRSQDGDLSPLSLVPAASGKADRQPAGPGLDLAIAELAVTGGALSFADETVQPPFATQLQDLTIRLQGLALPGDQPAELTLAGRTGAGETLSVAGHLQPASRAMRGRLALAGLPLAHYLPYGRPYLASGVEVAGTAACDAGFEVTAAGTANLRLQDLSLSISDLAVRQGKIEALSLGRIALTGLALDTGASTLAARELRLAKGRVALTRQADGQMSLQGLLARTSRPGKSTAKGAASSSPGLALRLDRLAVEGVGLDFTDASTPVPVRLALSDLGLQAGPLLLPPKETVRVELGAKVGKGGKLSVHGSLDAQAQKARLAVDLRGLGLAAFQGYIDPWLKILVKEGQAMVEGELELAAGRGSPAASFRGRLAVDRLRALDPLLGEDLLAWERLAAGPVRFTTTPPRLAITEVDWRGLTLHPRVQPDGQLNLLGLVREGPASRPGAQPEPTGQPLGFALERLRLAKGGLTFLDQSVQPHYAARLDELAGEVTGLATTPEASVAFALQGMVDRHAPLAVHGAVQPFGERVAGEVTITCKGLDLTPTTPYTEKFVGYRTDRGKLSLDLSYTIKDGVLTGNNHAFLDQFLLGEQVASPDAVQLPLQLAVALLKNRKGEITLNIPVQGRTDDPEFNLGQVIATALFNLIAKAVTAPFALLAALIPEGKEVSFVGFQPGLAQVRPEGLEKAVLLAQAIRDRPGLKVELAGLADPVVDAQALAEARFQRMLRVQKLRQTGGQGEPESVTIGAEEYGRYLAAAYREAGLPRPRNLLGIPRDPPPAEMEAALRQRLAVPATELAKLAGERATVLQDLLIEQGPVEPARIFLSAPAVAEAVSGPEGVGGSRVDVTLR